A window from Pyrococcus yayanosii CH1 encodes these proteins:
- the spt4 gene encoding transcription elongation factor subunit Spt4 has translation MTEKACRNCHYITMEDRCPICGSKDLSEEWFDLVIILDVENSEIAKRLGAKAPGKYAIRVR, from the coding sequence GTGACGGAGAAGGCCTGCAGGAATTGCCACTACATCACGATGGAGGATCGCTGTCCGATTTGTGGGAGCAAGGATCTCAGTGAGGAGTGGTTCGATCTCGTCATAATCCTCGACGTTGAGAATTCCGAGATAGCGAAGAGGCTTGGGGCAAAGGCTCCGGGCAAGTACGCTATACGGGTGCGCTGA